In Myxococcus virescens, a single genomic region encodes these proteins:
- the acs gene encoding acetate--CoA ligase, whose product MAASKHEIHSVLTEARVFSPPEAFARRAHIRSMEQYQQLWDEAAKDPDKYWGDRAREELYWKAPFQTVLDWKPPHARWFVEGKTNLAYNCLDRHLATRKDKPAILFEGEPGDRRSLTYGELSTEVNKLANALKSLGVRKGDRVGIYLPMVPEAAVAMLACARIGAVHSVVFGGFSAEALHERMNDAGAKVLLTADGGWRKGAVVPLLKNVEAALPHMPTMEKVVVLRRTGSTLELSGPKLVAWDTLVSGQSAECEPEWVESEHPLFILYTSGSTGKPKGVLHTTGGYAVNTSLTTRWVFDLREDDVYWCTADVGWVTGHSYVVYGPLMNGVTTILYEGAPTQPGPDRFWDIIERYKATILYTAPTAIRAFMRLGEEPVRKHDLSSLRLLGSVGEPINPEAWMWYRDVIGGGRCPVVDTWWQTETGCIMVSPLPGATPTKPGSATLPLPGIHAEILDREGNKVPRGQGGLLFVTRPWPSMLRTVYGDPDRYVRTYFNELPGMYFTGDGARTDADGYFWLMGRVDDVVNVAGHRLGTAEVESALVAHETVAEAAVVGRPDDLKGTALVAFVTLKQGHTPSDALKKTLAAHVGREIGAIARPDEIRFAEALPKTRSGKIMRRLLRDVAAGKQASGDTTTLEDLNVLAALRQNDD is encoded by the coding sequence ATGGCGGCTTCGAAGCATGAGATTCACTCGGTCCTGACGGAAGCACGCGTCTTTTCGCCGCCAGAGGCGTTCGCCCGGCGCGCGCACATCCGGAGCATGGAGCAGTACCAGCAGCTCTGGGACGAAGCCGCGAAGGACCCTGACAAGTACTGGGGCGACCGCGCCCGCGAGGAGCTGTACTGGAAGGCGCCCTTCCAGACGGTGCTTGACTGGAAGCCGCCGCACGCGCGGTGGTTCGTCGAGGGCAAGACGAACCTGGCCTACAACTGCCTGGACCGGCACCTGGCCACCCGCAAGGACAAGCCCGCCATCCTCTTCGAGGGGGAGCCCGGCGACCGCCGCAGCCTCACGTACGGCGAGCTGTCCACCGAGGTGAACAAGCTGGCCAACGCGCTCAAGTCGCTGGGCGTTCGGAAGGGGGACCGGGTGGGAATCTACCTGCCCATGGTGCCCGAGGCCGCGGTGGCCATGCTGGCGTGCGCTCGCATTGGCGCGGTGCACTCGGTGGTGTTCGGCGGCTTCTCCGCGGAGGCGCTCCACGAGCGCATGAACGACGCGGGCGCGAAGGTACTGCTCACCGCGGACGGCGGCTGGCGCAAGGGCGCGGTGGTGCCGCTCCTGAAGAACGTGGAGGCGGCGCTGCCGCACATGCCCACCATGGAGAAGGTGGTGGTGCTCCGCCGCACGGGGAGCACGCTGGAGCTGTCCGGGCCCAAGCTGGTGGCGTGGGACACGCTGGTGAGCGGGCAGTCCGCGGAATGTGAACCGGAGTGGGTGGAGAGCGAGCACCCGCTGTTCATCCTCTACACGTCGGGCTCCACTGGAAAGCCCAAGGGCGTGCTGCACACCACGGGCGGCTACGCGGTGAATACGTCGCTCACCACGCGCTGGGTGTTCGACCTGCGCGAAGACGACGTCTACTGGTGCACCGCCGACGTGGGCTGGGTGACGGGCCACTCCTACGTCGTCTACGGCCCTTTGATGAACGGCGTCACCACCATCCTCTACGAAGGCGCGCCCACCCAGCCGGGACCGGACCGCTTCTGGGACATCATCGAGCGGTACAAGGCCACCATCCTCTACACCGCGCCCACCGCCATCCGCGCCTTCATGCGGCTGGGCGAGGAGCCCGTGCGCAAGCACGACTTGTCCTCGCTGCGTCTGCTGGGCAGCGTGGGCGAGCCCATCAACCCCGAGGCGTGGATGTGGTACCGCGACGTCATCGGCGGGGGCCGCTGCCCCGTGGTGGACACGTGGTGGCAGACGGAGACGGGCTGCATCATGGTGTCGCCGCTCCCGGGCGCCACGCCGACGAAGCCCGGCTCGGCCACGCTGCCGCTGCCCGGCATCCACGCGGAGATTCTGGACCGAGAGGGCAACAAGGTGCCGCGAGGGCAGGGCGGACTGCTCTTCGTCACGCGCCCCTGGCCCTCCATGTTGCGCACGGTGTACGGCGACCCGGACCGCTACGTGCGCACGTACTTCAACGAGCTGCCCGGCATGTACTTCACCGGCGACGGCGCTCGCACGGATGCGGATGGGTACTTCTGGCTGATGGGCCGCGTGGATGACGTGGTCAACGTCGCCGGCCACCGTCTGGGCACCGCGGAGGTGGAGAGCGCGCTGGTGGCGCATGAAACCGTCGCGGAGGCCGCCGTGGTGGGCCGTCCGGACGACTTGAAGGGCACCGCGCTGGTGGCCTTCGTCACCCTGAAGCAGGGCCACACGCCGTCCGACGCGCTGAAGAAGACGCTGGCCGCCCACGTGGGCCGCGAGATTGGCGCCATCGCCCGGCCGGACGAAATCCGCTTCGCGGAGGCGCTGCCGAAGACGCGCTCGGGGAAGATCATGCGCCGGCTGCTGCGCGACGTGGCCGCGGGCAAGCAGGCCTCCGGGGACACCACCACCCTGGAGGACCTCAACGTCCTGGCCGCGCTGAGGCAGAACGACGACTGA
- a CDS encoding NUDIX domain-containing protein, with amino-acid sequence MLEYRNPKPTVDCIIELPGERIVLIRRANPPVGWALPGGFVDEGEPLDVAAVREVLEETGLHVKLSEQFFTYSDPRRDPRQHNISTVYIGSAEGEPQGADDAAEARAFRVNDLPKDLCFDHDTILSDYVTYKRTGQRRKL; translated from the coding sequence ATGCTCGAATACCGCAACCCCAAGCCCACCGTGGACTGCATCATCGAGCTGCCCGGTGAACGCATCGTCCTCATCCGGCGTGCGAATCCGCCGGTCGGCTGGGCGCTGCCCGGTGGCTTCGTGGATGAGGGCGAGCCGCTCGACGTCGCCGCCGTGCGCGAGGTCCTGGAAGAGACGGGACTTCACGTGAAGCTGTCGGAGCAGTTCTTCACGTACTCGGACCCCCGGCGGGATCCGCGGCAGCACAACATCTCCACCGTCTACATCGGCTCGGCCGAGGGCGAACCGCAGGGCGCCGACGACGCGGCCGAGGCCCGCGCCTTCCGCGTGAATGATTTGCCGAAGGACCTGTGCTTCGACCACGACACCATCCTGTCCGACTACGTCACGTACAAGCGGACCGGACAGCGGCGGAAGCTCTAG